The Apodemus sylvaticus chromosome 5, mApoSyl1.1, whole genome shotgun sequence genome has a segment encoding these proteins:
- the Adra2b gene encoding alpha-2B adrenergic receptor isoform X1 — protein MSGPAMDHQEPYSVQATAAIASAITFLILFTIFGNALVILAVLTSRSLRAPQNLFLVSLAAADILVATLIIPFSLANELLGYWYFWRAWCEVYLALDVLFCTSSIVHLCAISLDRYWAVSRALEYNSKRTPRRIKCIILTVWIIAAIISLPPLIYKGDQRPEPHGLPQCELNQEAWYILASSIGSFFAPCLIMILVYLRIYVIAKRSHCRGLGAKRGSGDGESKKPCPVTGGAPASAKVPTLVSPLSSVGEANGHPKPPREKEEGETPEDPDARAVPPSWSALPRSGQDLKKGTSGTTAEEGAEEGEEEVKECEPQTVPGSPASVCNPPLQQPQTSRVLATLRGQVLLSKNVGVASGQWWRRRTQLSREKRFTFVLAVVIGVFVVCWFPFFFSYSLGAICPQHCKVPRGLFQFFFWIGYCNSSLNPVIYTIFNQDFRRAFRRILCRQWTQTGW, from the coding sequence ATGTCCGGCCCCGCCATGGACCACCAGGAGCCCTACTCGGTGCAGGCCACTGCCGCCATCGCGTCGGCCATCACCTTTCTCATCCTTTTCACCATTTTCGGCAATGCCCTGGTCATTCTGGCCGTGTTGACCAGCCGCTCACTCCGTGCACCGCAAAACCTGTTCCTGGTGTCACTGGCAGCAGCCGACATTCTAGTGGCTACTCTCATCATCCCTTTCTCTCTGGCCAACGAGCTGCTGGGCTACTGGTACTTCTGGCGCGCGTGGTGCGAGGTCTACCTGGCGCTAGACGTGCTCTTCTGTACCTCCTCCATCGTGCACCTGTGTGCCATCAGCCTGGACAGATACTGGGCAGTGAGCCGAGCTTTGGAGTACAACTCCAAGCGCACTCCGCGCCGCATCAAGTGCATCATCCTCACCGTGTGGATCATTGCAGCCATCATTTCTCTACCGCCCCTCATCTACAAGGGCGACCAGCGCCCCGAGCCCCACGGGCTCCCCCAGTGTGAGCTCAACCAAGAGGCCTGGTACATCTTGGCATCCAGCATCGGCTCTTTTTTTGCTCCCTGCCTCATCATGATCCTCGTCTACCTGCGAATCTATGTGATTGCCAAACGCAGCCACTGCAGAGGTCTCGGAGCCAAGAGGGGTTCTGGGGATGGTGAGTCCAAGAAACCCTGTCCGGTCACTGGGGGAGCTCCAGCCTCAGCTAAGGTGCCCACCCTGGTCTCTCCTCTATCTTCTGTTGGAGAGGCTAATGGACATCCCAAACCTccaagagagaaggaggagggggagacccCTGAAGATCCCGACGCCAGGGCTGTGCCACCCAGTTGGTCTGCCCTTCCCAGATCAGGCCAGGACCTGAAGAAAGGGACTAGTGGGACAACTGCAgaggaaggagctgaagagggtGAAGAAGAGGTGAAAGAATGTGAACCCCAAACAGTGCCAGGGTCTCCTGCCTCGGTGTGCAACCCACCCCTGCAGCAACCTCAGACTTCCCGGGTGCTGGCCACACTGCGTGGCCAGGTGCTTCTGAGCAAGAATGTGGGTGTTGccagtgggcagtggtggcgccgaCGGACACAGCTGAGCCGGGAGAAGAGGTTCACCTTTGTGCTGGCCGTGGTCATTGGCGTTTTTGTGGTCTGctggtttcctttcttctttagctACAGCCTGGGGGCCATCTGTCCACAGCACTGCAAGGTACCGCGGGGTCTCTTCCAGTTCTTCTTCTGGATTGGCTACTGCAACAGCTCTTTGAATCCTGTCATCTATACCATCTTCAACCAGGACTTCCGCCGTGCCTTTCGAAGGATCCTCTGCCGGCAGTGGACCCAGACTGGCTGGTGA
- the Adra2b gene encoding alpha-2B adrenergic receptor isoform X2, whose protein sequence is MSGPAMDHQEPYSVQATAAIASAITFLILFTIFGNALVILAVLTSRSLRAPQNLFLVSLAAADILVATLIIPFSLANELLGYWYFWRAWCEVYLALDVLFCTSSIVHLCAISLDRYWAVSRALEYNSKRTPRRIKCIILTVWIIAAIISLPPLIYKGDQRPEPHGLPQCELNQEAWYILASSIGSFFAPCLIMILVYLRIYVIAKRSHCRGLGAKRGSGDGESKKPCPVTGGAPASAKVPTLVSPLSSVGEANGHPKPPREKEEGETPEDPDARAVPPSWSALPRSGQDLKKGTSGTTAEEGAEEGEEEVKECEPQTVPGSPASVCNPPLQQPQTSRVLATLRGQVLLSKNVGVASGQWWRRRTQLSREKRFTFVLAVVIGVFVVCWFPFFFSYSLGAICPQHCKVPRGLFQFFFWIGYCNSSLNPVIYTIFNQDFRRAFRRILCRQWTQTG, encoded by the exons ATGTCCGGCCCCGCCATGGACCACCAGGAGCCCTACTCGGTGCAGGCCACTGCCGCCATCGCGTCGGCCATCACCTTTCTCATCCTTTTCACCATTTTCGGCAATGCCCTGGTCATTCTGGCCGTGTTGACCAGCCGCTCACTCCGTGCACCGCAAAACCTGTTCCTGGTGTCACTGGCAGCAGCCGACATTCTAGTGGCTACTCTCATCATCCCTTTCTCTCTGGCCAACGAGCTGCTGGGCTACTGGTACTTCTGGCGCGCGTGGTGCGAGGTCTACCTGGCGCTAGACGTGCTCTTCTGTACCTCCTCCATCGTGCACCTGTGTGCCATCAGCCTGGACAGATACTGGGCAGTGAGCCGAGCTTTGGAGTACAACTCCAAGCGCACTCCGCGCCGCATCAAGTGCATCATCCTCACCGTGTGGATCATTGCAGCCATCATTTCTCTACCGCCCCTCATCTACAAGGGCGACCAGCGCCCCGAGCCCCACGGGCTCCCCCAGTGTGAGCTCAACCAAGAGGCCTGGTACATCTTGGCATCCAGCATCGGCTCTTTTTTTGCTCCCTGCCTCATCATGATCCTCGTCTACCTGCGAATCTATGTGATTGCCAAACGCAGCCACTGCAGAGGTCTCGGAGCCAAGAGGGGTTCTGGGGATGGTGAGTCCAAGAAACCCTGTCCGGTCACTGGGGGAGCTCCAGCCTCAGCTAAGGTGCCCACCCTGGTCTCTCCTCTATCTTCTGTTGGAGAGGCTAATGGACATCCCAAACCTccaagagagaaggaggagggggagacccCTGAAGATCCCGACGCCAGGGCTGTGCCACCCAGTTGGTCTGCCCTTCCCAGATCAGGCCAGGACCTGAAGAAAGGGACTAGTGGGACAACTGCAgaggaaggagctgaagagggtGAAGAAGAGGTGAAAGAATGTGAACCCCAAACAGTGCCAGGGTCTCCTGCCTCGGTGTGCAACCCACCCCTGCAGCAACCTCAGACTTCCCGGGTGCTGGCCACACTGCGTGGCCAGGTGCTTCTGAGCAAGAATGTGGGTGTTGccagtgggcagtggtggcgccgaCGGACACAGCTGAGCCGGGAGAAGAGGTTCACCTTTGTGCTGGCCGTGGTCATTGGCGTTTTTGTGGTCTGctggtttcctttcttctttagctACAGCCTGGGGGCCATCTGTCCACAGCACTGCAAGGTACCGCGGGGTCTCTTCCAGTTCTTCTTCTGGATTGGCTACTGCAACAGCTCTTTGAATCCTGTCATCTATACCATCTTCAACCAGGACTTCCGCCGTGCCTTTCGAAGGATCCTCTGCCGGCAGTGGACCCAGACTGGCTG A
- the Astl gene encoding astacin-like metalloendopeptidase: MGAPLASRCTGVCSTSVPEGFTPEGSRASQDQDIPAINQGLISEEAPESSFLVEGDIIWPSHFRLLSVTNNKWPKGVGGVVEIPFLLSSKYDEPSRQVIMEAFAEFERFTCIRFVAYHGQRDFVSILPMAGCFSGVGRSGGMQVVSLAPTCLQKGRGIVLHELMHVLGFWHEHSRADRDRYIRVNWNEILPGFEINFIKSRSSNMLVPYDYSSVMHYGRFAFSWRGQPTIIPLWTSSVRIGQRWNLSTSDITRVCRLYNCSRSVPDSHRRGLEAHSDGRSLTPASISHLQRLLEALSEESGSSAPSGSRTGGQGIAELVDSQQGWEHPLQSTFSVGALARPPQTLAEASKSGPGAGADSMSLEQFQLAQVPTVPPVPFPGVRDKPAPIQDAAERLALLPGGCAPGSH, encoded by the exons ggCTCATCTCGGAGGAGGCTCCAGAAAGCAGCTTCCTGGTGGAAGGGGACATCATCTGGCCA AGCCACTTCCGATTGTTGTCAGTGACCAATAATAAATGGCCCAAGGGTGTTGGTGGCGTTGTGGAGATCCCCTTCCTGCTTTCCAGCAAGTATG ATGAACCCAGCCGCCAGGTCATTATGGAGGCCTTTGCCGAGTTTGAACGGTTCACATGCATCCGGTTTGTTGCCTACCATGGTCAGAGAGACTTTGTTTCCATCCTTCCTATGGCAGG GTGCTTCTCTGGTGTGGGGCGCAGTGGAGGGATGCAGGTGGTGTCCCTGGCACCCACGTGTCTCCAGAAGGGGCGGGGCATTGTCCTACATGAGCTCATGCACGTGCTCGGCTTCTGGCATGAGCATTCACGGGCAGATCGGGACCGCTACATCCGGGTCAACTGGAACGAGATCCTCCCAG GCTTTGAAATCAACTTCATCAAGTCCCGGAGTAGCAATATGTTAGTTCCCTATGACTACTCATCAGTGATGCATTATGGGAG GTTTGCCTTCAGCTGGCGTGGGCAGCCCACCATCATACCACTCTGGACTTCCAGTGTTCGCATTGGCCAGCGATGGAACCTGAGCACCTCAGATATCACCCGGGTCTGCAGGCTGTATAACTGCAGCCGGAGTGTCCCTGACTCCCACAGGAGAG GGTTGGAGGCCCACAGTGACGGAAGAAGCCTTACCCCTGCCTCTATATCACATCTACAAAGACTTCTGGAGGCACTGTCGGAGGAATCTGGAAGCTCTGCCCCCAGTGGCTCCAGGACTGGAGGCCAGGGTATTGCGGAGCTTGTGGACAGCCAGCAAGGATGGGAGCATCCTCTTCAGAGCACATTCAGTGTGGGAGCCTTAGCAAGACCACCTCAGACGCTAGCTGAGGCTTCAAAATCGGGGCCTGGAGCAGGTGCAGACAGCATGTCTTTAGAGCAGTTCCAGCTGGCCCAGGTACCCACTGTACCTCCCGTTCCATTTCCGGGAGTCAGAGACAAGCCAGCACCTATCCAAGATGCTGCTGAGAGGCTAGCTCTGCTTCCAGGAGGCTGTGCACCTGGAAGTCATTAG